Proteins from a genomic interval of Meiothermus sp.:
- a CDS encoding branched-chain amino acid transaminase, which produces MATETKTKSVGGDSKMKAGLIWFNGQMVPQEEAKVSVLTHALHYGTSVFEGIRAYETSRGPAIFRLQEHTERFFHSAKVMMFELPFSPEQINQAIQEVVRANGYKSCYIRPLAWMGAHTLGVNPLPNNPAEVMIAAWEWGTYLGEEAVRKGARLITSSWARFPANVMPGKAKVGGNYVNSALARVEAQQAGADEALLLDKEGFVAEGSGENIFFFRNGVLYAVEHSVNLMGITRDSVIAIARDLGYEVREVRATRDQLYMADEVFMVGTAAEVTPVSYLDHRAIGRGQAGEHTMKIRAAYMDVVHGKNPKYEAWLTYVQ; this is translated from the coding sequence ATGGCAACCGAGACCAAAACCAAAAGCGTTGGTGGCGATAGCAAGATGAAGGCTGGGCTCATCTGGTTCAACGGGCAGATGGTGCCTCAGGAAGAGGCCAAAGTCTCGGTACTGACCCACGCCCTTCATTACGGCACCAGCGTGTTTGAGGGTATCCGGGCTTACGAGACCTCCCGGGGCCCTGCCATTTTCCGCCTGCAAGAACACACCGAGCGTTTTTTTCACAGCGCCAAGGTCATGATGTTCGAGCTGCCCTTTAGCCCCGAGCAGATTAACCAGGCCATCCAGGAGGTCGTCCGGGCCAACGGTTATAAAAGCTGCTACATCCGCCCGCTGGCCTGGATGGGGGCCCACACTTTGGGGGTGAACCCCCTGCCCAACAACCCCGCCGAGGTGATGATTGCGGCCTGGGAATGGGGCACCTACCTGGGTGAGGAGGCTGTGCGCAAGGGAGCCCGGCTGATTACCTCGTCCTGGGCTCGCTTCCCGGCCAACGTGATGCCTGGCAAGGCCAAGGTGGGGGGTAACTACGTCAACAGCGCCCTGGCCCGCGTGGAGGCCCAGCAGGCGGGGGCCGACGAAGCCTTGCTGCTCGACAAGGAAGGCTTTGTGGCCGAGGGGTCGGGGGAAAACATTTTCTTTTTCCGTAATGGTGTGCTTTATGCGGTGGAGCACTCGGTTAACCTGATGGGCATCACCCGTGACTCGGTCATCGCCATTGCCCGCGACCTGGGCTACGAGGTGCGCGAGGTGCGGGCCACCCGCGACCAGCTCTACATGGCCGACGAGGTCTTCATGGTAGGCACGGCCGCCGAGGTTACGCCTGTTTCCTACCTGGATCACCGGGCCATCGGCAGGGGCCAGGCAGGTGAGCACACCATGAAGATCAGGGCTGCCTATATGGACGTGGTACACGGCAAAAACCCCAAATACGAGGCCTGGTTGACCTACGTTCAATAA
- a CDS encoding DUF721 domain-containing protein — protein MSKARLSAEIVAKILRQKGLISGIRRGQALALWPEIAGPALSELTEADRLEDGVLFVRVVDAVVAHQLTYLREEFLRRYQEKQPGLVQELRFVVGVEKKARPKNKPKALPKLDPEEEARLQELAGRSPQDLQGVILRAGRAILQRQKGNPYPPCPICSVPSPVHPCKPCQKLLDTPTVQREAARLARFPLKNRLEGEPLQAARYLAQQKLEAQLRDLLPQVIQQPELMPILQDTARRYLQLRTGEQEVRSHRHLLPDTLASLLKEV, from the coding sequence ATGTCCAAGGCCAGACTATCTGCCGAGATTGTCGCCAAAATTTTGCGCCAAAAAGGGCTGATCAGCGGGATTCGGCGGGGCCAGGCCCTGGCGCTATGGCCCGAGATTGCCGGGCCGGCCCTGAGCGAGCTCACCGAGGCCGACCGCCTGGAAGACGGGGTGTTGTTCGTGCGGGTGGTCGATGCGGTGGTGGCCCACCAGCTTACCTATCTGCGGGAGGAGTTCCTCAGGCGCTACCAGGAAAAGCAGCCCGGACTGGTACAGGAACTGCGGTTCGTGGTAGGCGTCGAGAAAAAAGCCAGGCCTAAAAACAAGCCAAAAGCCTTGCCCAAACTAGACCCAGAAGAGGAGGCCCGGCTGCAAGAGCTGGCCGGGCGCTCGCCGCAAGACCTCCAGGGGGTGATTTTGCGGGCCGGAAGGGCCATACTGCAAAGGCAGAAGGGCAACCCCTACCCGCCATGCCCCATCTGCAGCGTGCCCAGCCCGGTGCACCCTTGCAAGCCCTGCCAGAAGCTGCTGGATACGCCTACTGTGCAGCGTGAGGCGGCGCGACTGGCACGCTTTCCACTAAAGAACCGCCTCGAGGGCGAGCCTCTGCAGGCGGCCCGCTACCTGGCCCAACAGAAGCTCGAGGCCCAGCTACGCGACCTGCTGCCCCAGGTGATTCAGCAACCCGAGTTAATGCCCATCTTGCAAGACACCGCCCGGCGTTACCTGCAGCTTCGCACCGGTGAACAGGAGGTTCGAAGCCACCGCCACCTGCTGCCCGATACCCTGGCCTCGCTGCTCAAAGAAGTATGA
- a CDS encoding sulfite exporter TauE/SafE family protein has product MATARPTNGPGWGMVAVMELSPQSWAVALLAAWLVGASKAGLSGAVTIAVVLFASIIPAREATGALLPVLICADLIAVSMLRNNVSWQALMRIFPWTAVGVGLGTVMLYFSNDAQVQRVIGAIVAGMTLYQLYRKARNLNDVKVSRHPAFAPSMGVAAGFTTMVANAAGPFVLIYMLAMRMGKLEVVGSIAWYFLVVNLFKVPFAVGLGLITWESLAFNLWLTPAVVLGAVAGRRLLNHIPQSTFEWMALLLALLGGLRLLLA; this is encoded by the coding sequence TTGGCTACTGCCCGGCCCACCAATGGGCCGGGCTGGGGTATGGTAGCGGTGATGGAGCTCAGCCCCCAATCCTGGGCGGTGGCCCTGCTGGCCGCCTGGTTGGTGGGTGCTTCTAAAGCCGGGTTATCGGGTGCAGTAACGATTGCCGTGGTTCTGTTTGCCAGCATTATCCCGGCCCGCGAGGCCACCGGCGCTTTGCTACCGGTGCTGATCTGCGCCGATCTTATCGCTGTCAGCATGCTGCGCAACAACGTGAGCTGGCAAGCGCTTATGCGAATTTTCCCCTGGACAGCGGTGGGGGTGGGCCTGGGCACAGTGATGCTCTACTTTAGCAACGACGCTCAGGTGCAGCGGGTGATCGGGGCCATCGTGGCTGGCATGACCCTGTATCAGCTCTACCGCAAGGCCCGCAACCTAAACGACGTGAAGGTTTCCAGGCACCCCGCCTTTGCACCCAGCATGGGCGTGGCGGCTGGTTTTACCACCATGGTGGCTAATGCGGCTGGGCCCTTTGTGCTCATCTATATGCTGGCTATGCGCATGGGGAAGCTCGAGGTGGTGGGTAGCATCGCCTGGTACTTTCTGGTGGTCAATCTCTTCAAGGTGCCTTTTGCAGTAGGCCTGGGCCTCATCACCTGGGAGTCGCTTGCCTTCAACCTGTGGCTAACGCCCGCGGTGGTGCTGGGAGCGGTGGCAGGCCGCCGGCTTCTAAACCACATCCCACAAAGCACCTTCGAGTGGATGGCGCTCTTGCTGGCCCTGCTGGGGGGCCTGCGGCTGCTCCTGGCCTAG
- the recF gene encoding DNA replication/repair protein RecF (All proteins in this family for which functions are known are DNA-binding proteins that assist the filamentation of RecA onto DNA for the initiation of recombination or recombinational repair.), translated as MRLLRLRQKNFRNLFTPVFAPGPGLTTVVGGNAQGKTNLLEAIELALGGELRNGLAERIAFGQGEAWLHAEIETQFGNSRLEVKLSREGREHRLNEAPASLRELAQLPGAVLLGPDDLELVLGPPEERRRFLDVLLSRFSARYRSMLSQYSRALQQRNAVLKSGFRPTSRGQGEGVPSSTRASIGIWNHELVKYGSEILSLRRRMLAKLTPLAREAYRELAPGELSIELSETTDPDRFLQALEDNLQDDLQRGATSVGPHRDDLVILLSGREAARFGSRGECRSIALALRLAEHRLLWQHYEEAPLLLVDEWHSELDNRRRGALLAYAQSLPQAILAGLETPGTGAVIEIEAGVWSV; from the coding sequence GTGCGTCTGTTGCGCTTGCGGCAAAAAAACTTCCGAAACCTTTTCACCCCAGTTTTCGCGCCGGGGCCGGGCCTGACCACCGTGGTGGGGGGAAATGCCCAGGGCAAGACCAACCTGCTCGAGGCCATCGAGCTGGCCCTGGGTGGTGAGCTGCGCAACGGTCTGGCCGAGCGCATCGCCTTTGGTCAGGGAGAGGCCTGGCTGCATGCCGAGATCGAGACCCAGTTTGGCAACAGCCGCCTGGAGGTAAAGCTGAGCCGCGAAGGCCGCGAGCACCGGCTCAACGAGGCCCCGGCCTCGCTGCGTGAGCTGGCCCAGCTGCCCGGCGCGGTGTTGCTGGGCCCCGACGACCTCGAGCTGGTGCTGGGCCCCCCGGAGGAGCGCCGCCGGTTTTTGGATGTGCTGCTCTCGCGCTTCTCGGCCCGCTACCGCTCAATGCTCAGCCAGTACAGCCGGGCTTTGCAGCAGCGCAATGCCGTGCTAAAGAGCGGCTTTCGTCCGACTTCTAGGGGACAGGGCGAGGGTGTGCCCAGCTCAACAAGGGCCTCCATTGGCATCTGGAACCATGAGCTGGTCAAGTATGGCAGCGAAATTCTTAGCCTGCGCCGCCGAATGCTGGCCAAGCTCACCCCCCTGGCCCGCGAGGCCTACCGTGAGCTGGCGCCGGGTGAGTTGAGCATAGAGCTGTCCGAAACCACCGACCCCGACCGCTTTTTGCAAGCCCTGGAGGATAACCTGCAAGACGACCTCCAGCGCGGGGCTACCAGCGTGGGGCCCCACCGCGACGACCTGGTCATCCTGCTCTCGGGCCGCGAGGCGGCGCGGTTTGGCAGCCGGGGCGAGTGCCGCAGCATTGCCCTGGCCCTGCGCCTGGCCGAGCACCGCCTGCTCTGGCAGCACTACGAGGAAGCCCCGCTGCTGCTGGTGGACGAGTGGCACAGTGAGCTGGACAACCGCCGGCGGGGGGCCTTGCTGGCTTATGCCCAGAGCCTGCCGCAGGCCATCCTGGCCGGCCTGGAAACCCCCGGCACCGGGGCCGTGATCGAGATCGAGGCCGGGGTGTGGAGCGTATGA
- a CDS encoding DMT family transporter, translated as MSPELLAVSFALLSAISWGAGDFSGGVAARRLNPYLIALLVHATGLLLFTLLALLRGEAFQPSDIPWSLGAGLAGCVGLVFLYRAFEAGQMGLAAPIAGVVGAGLAALVGVVLEGFPAPLQLLGFGVGLLGVWLAARPEGGAASRGLAYAFLAGLGFGGYFTLINQVEGLFWPSALAKLTATTLMLGLVGRLGLLRREARLATSLGLVVLAGLLDAGGNLLFLAAAQAGRLDVAAVISSLYPAFTALLAWGLLRERLGRSQTVGVLLSLVAIALIASG; from the coding sequence ATGAGTCCCGAACTGCTCGCGGTTTCTTTTGCGCTGCTTTCGGCTATTTCGTGGGGCGCAGGTGACTTTAGCGGAGGGGTGGCGGCCCGCCGGCTCAACCCCTACCTGATTGCTTTGCTGGTGCATGCCACCGGTTTGCTGCTTTTTACTCTGCTGGCCCTGCTGCGCGGTGAAGCCTTCCAGCCCAGCGACATCCCCTGGAGCCTGGGCGCAGGGCTGGCGGGCTGTGTGGGGCTGGTGTTCCTATACAGGGCCTTCGAGGCCGGGCAGATGGGGCTGGCGGCCCCCATTGCCGGGGTGGTGGGGGCCGGGCTGGCAGCCCTGGTGGGGGTGGTGCTCGAGGGTTTCCCCGCTCCGCTACAACTGCTGGGCTTTGGAGTGGGTTTGCTGGGCGTCTGGCTGGCGGCCCGCCCCGAAGGCGGCGCTGCCTCGAGGGGGCTGGCCTACGCTTTTCTGGCGGGTCTGGGGTTTGGGGGTTATTTCACCCTGATTAACCAGGTAGAGGGCCTGTTCTGGCCCTCGGCCCTGGCCAAGCTCACCGCCACCACCCTGATGCTCGGGCTGGTGGGGAGGCTGGGTCTCTTACGGCGGGAGGCCAGGCTGGCGACCAGCCTGGGTCTGGTGGTTCTGGCCGGGCTCCTGGACGCCGGGGGCAACCTGCTCTTTCTGGCAGCCGCCCAGGCCGGACGATTGGACGTGGCTGCGGTAATTTCCTCGCTGTATCCGGCCTTCACCGCCCTGCTGGCCTGGGGCCTGCTGCGCGAGCGTTTAGGCCGGAGTCAGACCGTGGGGGTGTTGCTTTCCTTGGTAGCCATCGCCCTGATCGCTTCAGGTTGA
- a CDS encoding GNAT family N-acetyltransferase → MQGMGFAIRPYTPTDLPELYRVCLLTGDSGADASGLYHDPELLGHFYAAPYAVREPDLTFVLTDLEGVCGYVLGCRDSLEFAAWMEAVWLPPLRQKYPLPLEADTSRDAAMIRLIHKGYVPSSLADTYPAHLHIDLLPRAQGQGQGRRLMEVFLERLRRLGVPGVHLGVGRRNVGAVAFYERMGFIRLQTFSWGYEYGLKL, encoded by the coding sequence ATGCAAGGCATGGGTTTTGCCATCCGCCCCTACACGCCGACCGATCTACCCGAGCTTTACCGCGTCTGCTTGCTAACCGGCGACAGCGGGGCCGATGCCAGCGGCCTGTACCACGACCCCGAGCTGCTGGGCCATTTCTATGCCGCCCCCTATGCCGTTCGCGAGCCCGACCTGACCTTTGTGCTCACCGACCTCGAGGGGGTGTGCGGCTACGTGCTGGGCTGCCGCGACTCCCTCGAGTTTGCGGCCTGGATGGAGGCGGTGTGGCTGCCGCCGCTGCGACAAAAGTACCCCCTGCCGCTCGAGGCCGATACCTCCAGGGATGCCGCTATGATTCGCCTGATTCACAAAGGCTATGTGCCCTCGAGCCTGGCCGACACCTACCCGGCCCACCTGCACATCGACCTGCTGCCCAGGGCCCAGGGGCAGGGGCAGGGCCGCAGGCTGATGGAGGTGTTTCTGGAGCGCCTGCGCCGGCTGGGGGTACCAGGCGTGCACCTGGGGGTGGGCCGGCGCAACGTGGGCGCGGTGGCCTTCTATGAGCGGATGGGGTTTATCCGCTTGCAGACGTTTTCTTGGGGTTACGAGTACGGCCTGAAGCTGTAG
- a CDS encoding primosomal protein N', producing the protein MWVLKVALPLPVEPMSYLPPHADPRAEVQGYRVVVPWRGELRVGVVVGREESPQKAFTLREALAYLDARPWLNPSALEFLQVAARDSFCPVGTLLNDLLPFLEPPLTHRVRLVPGADPAVLPRGLEALAEGWQEAQGFDPKLLDLLREAGVLQEEVAERRTLAQALMVLREPSEKLSEKAKAAWYALRDLRQVESMAALARAAGVGVGVVKGLVEKGYIGFVEVTPAPEAVATRPLEPLELPLRPVRLQGGRLLERLRALAGLVQEGPALVLFPEVSLLKKCQPFFPEAAVLHGEMKAEERRLVWGRLVQGAARWVLATYQGLLLPLNWERIVVVEEAAEAYKLPGGSRAFVPRLARLRAQGLGVPIHYCSSVNSLEVWGEPSYLLPPPHPRLHLLDLRQERGWPLTGAAIALLQQVQEKKRQAIVLSARRGYSAVLRCKQCDWKAMCPNCALPLRYHKSGRLGLLQCHQCGHEEKAPGLCPGCQSDVFDPRGPGVEWLVEALERYLPTLPRYRYTAEAKDDLRPLLAGAPGVLVGTTAILRAPVLPELALVLLPYADGFVLESDFRAAERYHRLLWQLADLHPHRRPLLVLQTFEPGHAAHRALQAASPQGFMEVELTLRRALGYPPASRMVKLEVAHAKEPVARDAIYQLAHALRASAEPGELLGPAPAPVARLRGQYVFHLLLKSSEERVQALMANLPPVRGARLRIDPDPQSFVGLLED; encoded by the coding sequence ATGTGGGTTTTGAAGGTCGCCCTGCCCCTGCCGGTGGAGCCGATGTCGTACCTGCCCCCGCACGCCGACCCTCGAGCCGAGGTGCAGGGCTACCGGGTGGTGGTGCCCTGGCGCGGCGAGCTGCGGGTGGGGGTGGTGGTGGGGCGTGAGGAGAGCCCCCAGAAGGCCTTTACCTTGCGTGAGGCTCTGGCCTACCTCGATGCGCGGCCCTGGCTTAATCCTTCGGCCCTCGAGTTTCTGCAAGTGGCCGCCCGCGATAGCTTCTGTCCGGTGGGCACGTTGCTCAATGATTTGCTGCCTTTTCTCGAGCCCCCCCTTACCCACCGGGTGCGGCTTGTGCCCGGGGCCGACCCCGCGGTGCTGCCCAGGGGCCTGGAAGCCCTGGCCGAAGGCTGGCAGGAAGCCCAGGGCTTTGACCCCAAACTGCTGGATTTGCTGCGCGAGGCCGGGGTTTTGCAGGAAGAGGTGGCCGAGCGGCGCACCCTGGCCCAGGCCCTGATGGTGCTGCGTGAGCCCTCGGAAAAGCTGAGCGAGAAGGCCAAAGCGGCCTGGTACGCCCTGCGCGACCTGCGCCAGGTGGAGAGCATGGCGGCGCTGGCTCGAGCCGCCGGGGTGGGGGTGGGGGTGGTAAAGGGCCTTGTGGAGAAGGGCTATATCGGGTTTGTGGAGGTGACGCCAGCCCCCGAGGCTGTTGCAACACGGCCGCTCGAGCCCCTGGAGCTACCCCTGCGGCCAGTGCGGCTGCAAGGGGGGCGGCTGCTGGAGCGCCTGCGGGCCCTGGCGGGCCTGGTGCAAGAGGGCCCGGCCCTGGTGCTCTTCCCCGAGGTCTCGCTGCTCAAAAAATGCCAGCCCTTCTTCCCCGAGGCCGCCGTTTTACACGGCGAGATGAAAGCCGAGGAGCGCCGCTTGGTGTGGGGGAGGCTTGTGCAAGGGGCGGCCCGGTGGGTGCTGGCAACCTATCAGGGGCTCTTGCTTCCGCTCAACTGGGAACGCATCGTGGTGGTGGAGGAGGCCGCCGAGGCCTACAAGCTTCCGGGGGGCTCGAGGGCCTTCGTGCCCCGGCTGGCCCGGCTGCGGGCCCAGGGCCTGGGGGTGCCCATCCACTACTGCTCGAGCGTCAACAGCCTGGAGGTCTGGGGCGAACCATCCTACCTGCTACCCCCGCCCCACCCGCGGCTGCACCTGCTGGATCTGCGCCAGGAGCGGGGCTGGCCCCTTACGGGCGCTGCCATTGCCCTGTTGCAGCAGGTGCAGGAGAAAAAGCGCCAGGCCATTGTGCTCTCGGCCCGGCGAGGCTATAGCGCGGTGCTGCGCTGTAAGCAGTGCGACTGGAAGGCCATGTGCCCCAACTGCGCCCTACCCCTGCGCTACCACAAAAGCGGACGGCTGGGCCTCTTGCAGTGCCACCAGTGCGGCCACGAAGAGAAAGCACCCGGGCTATGCCCTGGCTGCCAGTCCGACGTTTTCGACCCCAGAGGGCCGGGGGTGGAGTGGCTTGTGGAGGCCCTGGAGCGGTACCTGCCCACCCTACCCCGCTACCGCTACACCGCCGAGGCCAAAGACGACCTGCGCCCTTTGCTGGCCGGTGCGCCGGGGGTGCTGGTGGGCACCACCGCCATTCTGCGGGCGCCGGTGCTGCCCGAGCTGGCCCTGGTGCTGCTGCCCTACGCCGACGGGTTCGTCCTCGAGTCCGACTTTCGGGCGGCCGAGCGCTACCACCGGCTGTTGTGGCAGCTCGCCGACCTGCACCCCCACCGCCGTCCGCTGCTGGTGCTGCAGACCTTTGAGCCGGGGCACGCCGCCCACCGGGCGCTCCAGGCCGCCAGCCCCCAGGGCTTTATGGAGGTTGAGCTGACCCTGCGCCGCGCCCTGGGCTACCCCCCGGCTAGCCGGATGGTGAAGCTCGAGGTCGCGCACGCTAAGGAGCCAGTGGCCCGCGATGCCATCTACCAGCTAGCCCACGCCCTGCGAGCCAGCGCCGAGCCAGGCGAGCTGCTGGGCCCAGCCCCGGCCCCCGTGGCCCGCTTGCGGGGCCAGTACGTGTTTCACCTGCTCCTCAAAAGCTCCGAAGAGCGAGTCCAGGCCCTGATGGCGAACCTGCCCCCGGTGCGCGGTGCCCGGCTCCGGATAGACCCCGATCCGCAAAGCTTTGTGGGGCTGCTGGAGGACTGA
- a CDS encoding diguanylate cyclase, whose product MPHLPEPVGAWFHSLYWRTALFGGGALALIQLGIGADAIKMIAMAYLTVTLIIFPLSERYPQGALMVHLGMALGLLIWALQQPGAVMPGWNRELVLYASATLATLFLTVLALFGGPWVMVGGLIFLVALMPHPEAGPYWAVWPLWALGGLVGWAVFRAIRRLEATQQELSQVALFDRQTGLSTRLALEVDYERYQALASRSDQPLLFSYWLLPDVQQNPQLLQELGHIMREAVQQGDGLYHMGDHLFCGLHIGLVSGHELTERLSRRFPNARVVWVACNGLTLEEALRQAQELLYRSHRRPLQSLAGMPRA is encoded by the coding sequence ATGCCGCATCTGCCTGAGCCGGTTGGGGCCTGGTTTCACAGCTTGTATTGGCGTACCGCCCTATTTGGTGGGGGCGCTTTGGCGCTGATCCAGCTAGGGATTGGTGCCGATGCCATCAAAATGATTGCAATGGCCTACCTTACGGTCACCCTGATAATTTTCCCGCTGTCCGAGCGATACCCGCAGGGGGCGCTGATGGTTCACCTGGGGATGGCCCTGGGGTTGCTCATCTGGGCCCTACAACAACCGGGGGCGGTGATGCCCGGCTGGAATCGGGAGCTTGTGCTTTATGCTAGCGCCACGCTGGCTACCCTGTTCCTGACGGTGCTGGCGTTGTTTGGTGGGCCGTGGGTCATGGTGGGGGGCCTGATCTTCCTGGTGGCGCTGATGCCCCACCCCGAGGCAGGGCCGTACTGGGCGGTGTGGCCTTTGTGGGCCCTGGGGGGATTGGTGGGATGGGCGGTTTTCAGGGCCATCCGCAGGCTCGAGGCAACCCAGCAGGAGCTATCCCAGGTGGCCCTTTTCGATCGCCAGACCGGCCTGAGCACCCGCCTGGCCCTCGAGGTCGACTACGAACGCTACCAGGCCCTGGCTAGCCGCAGCGACCAGCCGCTCCTGTTCTCCTACTGGCTGCTCCCAGATGTCCAGCAAAATCCCCAGCTTTTGCAGGAACTGGGGCATATCATGCGCGAAGCCGTACAGCAGGGGGACGGGCTGTACCACATGGGCGACCATCTGTTTTGTGGGCTGCACATCGGGCTGGTGAGCGGGCACGAGCTGACCGAGCGCCTGAGCCGACGCTTCCCCAACGCCCGAGTGGTCTGGGTGGCCTGCAACGGCCTGACCCTGGAGGAGGCCCTGCGCCAGGCCCAGGAGCTGCTGTATCGAAGCCACCGGCGGCCCCTGCAAAGCCTGGCTGGGATGCCCAGGGCCTAG
- a CDS encoding MFS transporter, producing the protein MGGALIPAGVLIYVALYSVVPMLPGLERLFGTAPGSTHLGISLPFLVLVLLSPLVPRIRLPVGLVMGGGLLGVGLFGVLAGLAPNLEIWTLCRALQGAFAAAVPGLSLALLPKLYPGKHAQMAGFWVAGNVLGGGLGRGLGGLFAEWWGERWAIVFLALPVAIVALAVLRARDYLALPPPQYTLRAWPLYTLGFALLFINFFVANLLPYRLEALGLSQAQIGGIFFAYLAGIPGSALAGVLVKRLGEVRAFRLAFGVVSLGLLAQLPDLPLWILVGFVIMMAGIFTAQAIAGGVSGRGGSGVSGTYVAAFYLGGTVAGLVYPPFIGQSPLWGLEVALGVSLLAVLLAGRALR; encoded by the coding sequence GTGGGCGGGGCCTTGATTCCAGCGGGTGTTCTCATCTACGTGGCCCTGTACTCGGTAGTGCCGATGCTGCCCGGCCTGGAGCGCCTGTTTGGTACCGCCCCCGGCAGCACTCACCTGGGTATTAGCCTGCCCTTTCTGGTACTGGTGCTGCTCTCGCCCCTGGTGCCGCGGATTCGCTTGCCGGTGGGCCTGGTAATGGGCGGCGGGCTATTGGGGGTGGGTTTGTTTGGTGTGCTGGCCGGGCTGGCACCCAACCTGGAAATCTGGACGCTCTGTCGAGCCCTGCAGGGTGCTTTTGCAGCAGCCGTGCCTGGGCTTTCGCTGGCCTTACTACCCAAGCTGTACCCTGGCAAGCACGCCCAGATGGCGGGGTTTTGGGTAGCTGGCAACGTCTTGGGTGGAGGTCTGGGACGGGGGTTGGGGGGCCTGTTTGCCGAGTGGTGGGGCGAGCGCTGGGCCATCGTCTTTCTGGCCCTTCCAGTTGCCATCGTCGCTCTGGCCGTGCTGCGCGCCCGCGACTACCTGGCCCTACCGCCCCCCCAGTACACCCTGAGGGCCTGGCCCTTATACACACTGGGATTTGCCCTCTTGTTCATCAACTTTTTTGTAGCCAACCTGCTACCCTACCGCCTCGAGGCCCTGGGTTTGTCGCAGGCCCAGATTGGGGGGATATTTTTCGCCTACCTGGCCGGCATTCCCGGCAGCGCCCTGGCTGGTGTACTGGTCAAACGGCTGGGTGAGGTGCGGGCCTTCCGGCTGGCCTTTGGCGTGGTCAGCCTGGGCCTGCTGGCGCAGTTACCCGACCTGCCCTTGTGGATTCTGGTGGGCTTTGTGATCATGATGGCCGGCATCTTCACCGCCCAGGCCATCGCCGGTGGGGTCTCGGGGCGGGGCGGGAGTGGGGTGAGCGGCACCTATGTGGCGGCGTTCTACCTGGGTGGGACGGTAGCCGGCCTGGTATATCCACCCTTCATCGGGCAAAGCCCCCTGTGGGGCCTCGAGGTGGCCCTGGGGGTCTCGCTGCTGGCGGTGTTGCTAGCCGGACGGGCCCTGCGCTGA
- a CDS encoding MBL fold metallo-hydrolase has product MKVYGLAVGPLQENTYLLVGEDGRGVIVDPGDEPGRILTEVRRVGLKPEAILLTHAHFDHVGAVAPLVEALQLPVYLHPADLPLYRSAALSAARWGLSIPQPPEPIEPLAEGQTLDFGLGLEVLFLPGHAPGHVGFYRPGYLVSGDVLFRGSIGRYDLPGSDPQALLASLQRIAQLPPETVVYPGHGPTTTLAEELASNPYLAG; this is encoded by the coding sequence ATGAAGGTGTATGGCTTGGCTGTAGGCCCTTTGCAGGAAAACACCTACCTGCTGGTAGGCGAGGATGGACGGGGGGTAATTGTAGACCCTGGCGACGAGCCCGGGCGCATTCTGACCGAGGTGCGGCGGGTGGGTTTAAAGCCGGAGGCGATTTTGCTCACCCATGCGCACTTCGATCACGTGGGGGCGGTGGCCCCGCTGGTAGAAGCTTTGCAGCTACCGGTTTACCTGCACCCGGCCGACCTGCCGCTCTACCGCAGCGCAGCTTTGAGTGCGGCCCGCTGGGGTCTCTCCATTCCCCAGCCGCCCGAACCCATCGAGCCCCTGGCCGAAGGGCAGACCCTGGACTTTGGCCTGGGCCTCGAGGTGCTGTTTCTACCCGGCCACGCGCCGGGGCATGTGGGCTTCTACCGGCCCGGCTACCTGGTGAGCGGCGATGTGCTCTTCCGTGGGAGCATTGGCCGCTACGACCTGCCGGGCAGCGACCCCCAGGCGTTGTTGGCCTCGCTCCAGCGAATCGCCCAACTGCCGCCCGAAACGGTGGTCTACCCCGGGCATGGCCCCACCACTACCCTCGCAGAGGAGCTGGCGAGTAACCCTTACCTGGCGGGCTGA
- a CDS encoding sulfurtransferase, with protein sequence MIISTDPPAHALLIDSRSPAEYAQGHLEGAINLDLSGFRGRLRSEQELEQLEQALAELNGRIGAGPHRPVVVYDMGLNTRLTKTAFMLALGGLEVYLWPQGWESRATQQPPAQPVAGEPWAQLNREILLTADEILAGLPYPLLDVREPHEFATARIPGAKNIPLGAFGLDNAGALGLLPGQAVGVHCRSGARSASAFWLLRQQGVQARNYLGSMLEWEAEADLPVERS encoded by the coding sequence ATGATTATCTCCACTGATCCCCCTGCCCACGCCCTGCTCATCGACAGCCGCTCCCCGGCCGAGTACGCACAGGGCCACCTCGAGGGCGCCATTAACCTCGACCTGTCGGGCTTCCGCGGGCGCTTGCGCAGCGAGCAAGAGCTAGAACAGCTCGAGCAAGCCCTGGCCGAGCTCAACGGCCGCATCGGGGCAGGCCCCCACCGCCCGGTGGTGGTCTACGATATGGGACTCAACACCCGCCTGACCAAAACCGCTTTCATGCTGGCCTTGGGGGGGCTGGAGGTGTACCTGTGGCCGCAGGGGTGGGAGTCTCGAGCCACCCAGCAGCCCCCAGCCCAGCCGGTGGCCGGTGAGCCCTGGGCCCAGCTCAACCGCGAGATCCTGCTCACCGCCGACGAAATCCTGGCCGGACTGCCGTATCCGTTGCTGGATGTGCGCGAACCCCACGAGTTTGCCACCGCCCGGATTCCCGGGGCCAAAAACATCCCCCTGGGCGCTTTTGGACTGGACAACGCTGGGGCCCTGGGCCTTTTGCCCGGCCAAGCGGTGGGGGTGCACTGCCGCAGCGGCGCGCGCAGCGCCAGCGCCTTCTGGCTCCTACGCCAGCAGGGGGTGCAGGCCCGCAACTACCTGGGCAGCATGCTCGAGTGGGAGGCCGAGGCCGACCTGCCGGTAGAACGTTCCTGA